In one window of Cohaesibacter gelatinilyticus DNA:
- a CDS encoding methyl-accepting chemotaxis protein — MLKSLNGNSQSILDALGRSQAMIEFKPDGTILTANENFLGAVGYSLEEIQGQHHRMFVDPAYANSNEYKSFWSDLADGKFNAAEFQRFGKGGNEIWIQASYNPVMNKSGKVVRVVKIATDITEQKLRIADIEGQINAINRSQAVIHFELDGTILDANENFTGAVGYSLSEIKGQHHRMFVDPSYAASSEYRQFWEELAQGKFKADEFKRFGKGGNEIWIQASYNPIFDAAGRPFKVVKFATDITEQVMERQRRAETQAKIDDDLKAVSGSIAGAVEQVASVASASEETSSNVHSVAAASEELVASIGEISRQVQVALEVSQDAVGEASRSSEIMSGLSEDAKTIGSVIELIEGIAGQTNLLALNATIEAARAGEAGKGFAVVASEVKNLASQTSKATEDISSQVNSIQETTQEAVSAIEKIMSVIGNVGEIASSISTAVEQQSSVTNEISSNMQSAAQGVELITANMQSISSATGEIDTATSNIREASRSLA, encoded by the coding sequence ATGTTGAAATCATTAAACGGAAATAGTCAGTCTATCCTGGATGCGCTTGGTCGATCCCAGGCAATGATTGAATTCAAGCCAGATGGAACCATCCTGACAGCCAATGAGAATTTCCTCGGTGCTGTAGGCTATTCACTGGAGGAAATTCAGGGCCAGCATCATCGTATGTTTGTGGATCCTGCTTACGCAAACAGCAATGAATACAAGAGCTTCTGGTCCGATTTGGCCGATGGCAAATTCAATGCAGCAGAATTCCAGCGGTTTGGCAAAGGCGGCAACGAAATCTGGATTCAGGCTTCCTACAATCCGGTCATGAACAAATCAGGCAAGGTCGTACGGGTCGTCAAAATTGCAACCGATATCACCGAGCAGAAACTGCGCATAGCCGATATCGAAGGCCAGATCAATGCCATCAATCGCTCTCAAGCCGTGATTCATTTCGAACTGGATGGCACCATTCTGGATGCCAACGAGAATTTCACCGGTGCCGTTGGTTATTCCCTTTCCGAGATCAAAGGTCAGCATCACCGCATGTTTGTGGACCCATCCTATGCGGCCAGCAGTGAATATCGCCAATTCTGGGAAGAGCTCGCACAAGGAAAATTCAAGGCGGATGAGTTCAAGCGCTTTGGCAAAGGCGGCAACGAGATCTGGATTCAGGCTTCCTACAATCCGATCTTTGATGCAGCGGGTCGCCCGTTCAAGGTCGTGAAATTTGCCACCGACATCACCGAGCAAGTCATGGAACGTCAAAGACGTGCCGAAACACAGGCCAAGATCGATGATGATTTGAAAGCAGTGAGCGGCTCGATAGCCGGCGCGGTTGAGCAAGTTGCAAGCGTTGCTTCCGCGTCTGAGGAAACCTCATCCAACGTGCATTCCGTTGCTGCTGCCTCGGAAGAGCTGGTTGCCTCCATTGGCGAAATCAGCCGTCAGGTGCAGGTGGCACTGGAAGTCTCGCAAGATGCCGTGGGCGAAGCCTCCCGCTCCAGTGAAATCATGTCCGGCCTCTCCGAAGATGCCAAGACCATCGGTTCCGTGATCGAGTTGATTGAAGGCATTGCAGGCCAGACCAACCTGTTGGCCCTCAACGCTACGATTGAAGCTGCCCGAGCGGGCGAAGCAGGCAAAGGCTTTGCCGTTGTGGCATCCGAGGTGAAGAACCTTGCTTCACAGACCAGCAAGGCAACGGAAGACATTTCCTCTCAGGTCAATTCCATTCAGGAAACAACTCAGGAAGCGGTTTCCGCCATTGAAAAGATCATGTCGGTCATCGGCAATGTCGGCGAGATTGCATCAAGCATTTCCACCGCAGTCGAGCAGCAATCCTCGGTCACCAATGAAATCTCCTCCAATATGCAGTCCGCTGCACAAGGAGTAGAACTGATCACAGCCAATATGCAGTCCATCTCTTCTGCAACTGGTGAGATCGACACGGCGACCTCAAATATTCGGGAAGCCTCTCGTTCTCTGGCCTGA